The following proteins are encoded in a genomic region of Necator americanus strain Aroian chromosome II, whole genome shotgun sequence:
- a CDS encoding hypothetical protein (NECATOR_CHRII.G4773.T1) has translation MLSGCVRKRKAAIFQHGNGMRPGQWMDKDEAPRRFPKLNMQSKKTMRDHHRRETLQRAGRNAPETPTYSLGVSEQKRHDPPTPQCLATHFKGSY, from the exons ATGTTGTCTGGTTGTGTTCGCAAACGAAAGGCCGCAATTTTCCAACACGGCAACGGTATGCGTCCCGGTCAATGGATGGACAAGGATGAAGCCCCCAGGCGCTTCCCGAAGCTGAACATGCAGTCGAAGAAGACCATG CGAGACCATCACCGCAGAGAAACGCTGCAAAGAGCTGGACGAAATGCGCCGGAAACTCCAACTTATTCGCTCGGCGTTAGTGAACAGAAAAGACATGATCCTCCTACACCACAATGCCTTGCCACACATTTTAAAGGAAGCTACTGA